The Pelistega ratti genome window below encodes:
- the secD gene encoding protein translocase subunit SecD, which yields MNRYPFWKYLIVIVALIFGILYTVPNIFGQTPAVQVSSANVARKIDEKMLERVEQILKQNDIPFTSSQLQITGTVGTIRVRVATPNIQLQAKSVLEKALNTNIDEPDYVVALNLLSASPDWLSKIGAHPMFLGLDLRGGVHFLLKVDMQGALETRYESLVTELRTLFRDQKIAVESINRAGNTIISTFKSSADMANAQEQIRIRIPELTSTAATTNNSFTLSSTINPSEITRVEETALNQNIVTLHNRINELGVSEPVIQKQGTDRIVVQLPGVQDVAKAKDILGRTATLQLRMVDDSPAAMTALASGTVPFGLEMFKDTDGNSLLLRRQVLLTGENLENAQSGRNHQTQQPTVNLSLDSKGARIFRDVTRDNINKRMAIVLFENGKGQVITAPVIRTEIPNGQVEISGSMTPTQAADVALLLRAGSLAAPMSIIEERTIGPSLGEENIEKGFKSTLYGFLMVAVFMIIYYHLMGFFSTLGLIFNVLLLLACLSLLQATLTLPGIAAIALTLGMAIDANVLINERIREELREGLSPHQAINIGFDKAWGTILDSNVTSLIVGLALLAFSGPGPIRGFAVVHCIGILTSMFTSVVGVRAIVNLWYGRKKKLKSISIGTVWKPDTDK from the coding sequence ATGAATCGCTATCCCTTTTGGAAATACTTAATCGTTATTGTTGCCCTAATTTTTGGGATTCTTTACACTGTTCCGAATATTTTTGGTCAAACACCTGCTGTTCAGGTTTCTAGTGCCAATGTTGCTCGTAAGATTGACGAAAAAATGTTAGAACGTGTAGAGCAAATTCTTAAACAAAACGATATTCCTTTTACAAGTTCACAACTACAAATTACTGGCACCGTGGGTACTATTCGTGTACGTGTTGCCACACCTAATATTCAATTACAGGCAAAATCTGTTTTAGAAAAAGCATTAAACACCAATATTGATGAGCCTGATTATGTCGTTGCTCTAAATCTTCTATCTGCTTCTCCTGATTGGTTAAGTAAAATTGGGGCACACCCTATGTTTCTAGGTTTAGACCTACGTGGTGGTGTTCACTTCTTACTTAAAGTAGATATGCAAGGCGCATTAGAAACACGTTATGAATCATTAGTCACTGAGCTACGCACCCTATTCCGTGATCAAAAAATTGCGGTAGAAAGTATTAACCGTGCTGGTAATACGATTATTTCTACCTTTAAATCCTCTGCGGATATGGCTAATGCACAGGAACAAATTCGTATTCGTATTCCTGAACTCACCTCAACAGCGGCTACAACAAATAATTCATTTACGCTTTCTAGCACCATTAATCCATCTGAGATCACACGTGTTGAAGAGACTGCCCTTAATCAAAATATTGTTACCTTACATAACCGTATCAATGAGTTAGGGGTATCAGAGCCAGTTATTCAAAAACAAGGCACAGACCGTATTGTGGTACAACTTCCGGGTGTACAAGACGTTGCCAAAGCAAAGGATATTTTAGGACGTACTGCCACACTACAACTCCGTATGGTAGATGACTCTCCAGCGGCAATGACTGCCTTAGCATCAGGTACAGTTCCTTTTGGATTGGAAATGTTTAAAGACACAGATGGCAATTCTCTTTTACTTCGCCGTCAAGTTTTATTAACAGGTGAAAATCTGGAAAATGCACAATCAGGCCGTAATCACCAGACACAGCAACCAACGGTTAATCTATCACTAGATAGTAAAGGGGCTCGTATTTTCCGTGATGTAACACGTGATAATATCAATAAACGCATGGCGATTGTCTTATTTGAGAATGGTAAAGGTCAAGTTATTACAGCTCCTGTGATTCGTACAGAAATTCCAAATGGTCAAGTAGAGATTTCTGGTTCAATGACCCCTACTCAAGCGGCAGATGTTGCCTTATTACTCCGCGCAGGGTCACTTGCTGCACCTATGTCTATTATTGAAGAGCGTACTATTGGTCCAAGCCTAGGTGAAGAGAATATCGAAAAAGGGTTTAAATCCACTCTGTACGGTTTCTTAATGGTAGCGGTCTTTATGATTATTTACTACCATTTAATGGGCTTTTTCTCTACCCTCGGACTTATCTTTAACGTACTGTTATTATTAGCTTGCTTATCACTATTACAAGCAACCCTAACACTTCCCGGTATCGCAGCGATTGCCCTCACACTAGGTATGGCAATTGATGCTAACGTACTGATTAATGAACGTATTCGTGAAGAACTTCGTGAGGGTTTATCACCACACCAAGCGATTAATATTGGTTTTGATAAAGCATGGGGAACTATTTTAGACTCTAACGTTACCTCTCTTATTGTGGGTCTTGCTCTTTTAGCCTTTAGTGGCCCTGGCCCTATCCGTGGTTTTGCGGTGGTACATTGCATTGGTATTCTTACCTCTATGTTTACATCAGTTGTTGGTGTACGTGCCATTGTTAATCTTTGGTATGGTCGCAAGAAAAAACTCAAATCCATTTCCATTGGTACAGTATGGAAACCCGATACGGATAAATAG
- the yajC gene encoding preprotein translocase subunit YajC, with product MSFTDLVSVTLNQAADAGAAGGLASFLPLILMFVVLYFLMIRPQMKRQKEHRAMVEALAKGDEVITAGGLLGKVTRVTDNYIALEINTPNSATVEVLCQRVAVNTVLPKGTIKDL from the coding sequence ATGTCATTTACTGATTTAGTTTCAGTTACTCTTAATCAAGCAGCTGATGCAGGTGCTGCAGGTGGTTTAGCCAGCTTCCTTCCACTTATCCTTATGTTTGTGGTGCTTTATTTCTTGATGATTCGCCCACAAATGAAACGTCAAAAAGAACACCGTGCGATGGTTGAAGCCCTAGCAAAAGGTGATGAAGTGATTACCGCTGGTGGTTTATTAGGTAAAGTAACACGTGTAACAGACAACTATATTGCACTTGAAATTAACACACCAAACAGTGCTACTGTAGAAGTGCTTTGCCAACGTGTTGCAGTCAATACTGTTTTACCTAAAGGTACGATCAAAGATTTATAA
- the tgt gene encoding tRNA guanosine(34) transglycosylase Tgt yields MTGLTFNLLKTEGKARRASMTLNHGTVQTPMFMPVGTYGSVKAMLPHELHEIGSQVILGNTFHLWLRPGTDVIQKHHGLHDFMQWDKPILTDSGGFQVFSLSDLRSKITEEGVKFSSPINGAKLFLTPEESMRIQRALNSDIVMVFDECTPYKIGDRPATHEEAAKSMRMSLRWAKRSKDTFNALENPNALFGIVQGGMYEDLREESLAGLKAIGFHGYAIGGLSVGEPKEDMERILTHLAHQLPDNAPRYLMGVGTPEDLVFGVSQGVDMFDCVMPSRNARNGWLFTRFGDIKIRNARYKEDTRPLDPTCQCHTCRHFSRAYLHHLQKANEITGARLNTLHNLAYYLNLMKEIREAIEQGNFAQWKEQFHQDRLKGID; encoded by the coding sequence ATGACAGGACTTACTTTTAATCTTTTAAAAACAGAAGGCAAAGCACGCCGTGCAAGCATGACCTTAAATCACGGCACAGTACAAACACCTATGTTTATGCCAGTTGGTACTTATGGTAGTGTCAAAGCAATGCTTCCCCATGAGTTACATGAAATTGGCTCTCAAGTAATTTTAGGTAATACTTTCCACCTATGGTTACGCCCAGGAACAGATGTCATTCAAAAACACCACGGTTTACATGACTTTATGCAATGGGATAAACCTATTCTTACCGATTCGGGTGGTTTTCAGGTATTTAGTTTAAGCGATTTACGCAGTAAAATTACAGAAGAAGGGGTTAAATTTTCTTCCCCTATCAATGGTGCAAAACTGTTCCTTACCCCTGAAGAATCCATGCGTATCCAACGTGCTTTAAACTCAGATATCGTCATGGTCTTTGATGAATGCACCCCTTATAAAATTGGTGATCGCCCTGCTACACACGAAGAAGCAGCCAAATCAATGCGTATGTCACTTCGTTGGGCAAAACGCTCTAAAGATACCTTTAATGCACTGGAAAATCCCAATGCACTATTCGGTATTGTTCAAGGAGGGATGTATGAAGATTTACGAGAAGAATCGCTTGCTGGCTTAAAAGCAATTGGTTTTCATGGCTATGCTATCGGCGGGCTTTCCGTAGGTGAACCCAAAGAAGATATGGAAAGGATTCTCACTCATCTTGCCCATCAACTTCCTGATAATGCTCCCCGCTATTTAATGGGAGTGGGTACACCAGAAGATCTTGTTTTTGGTGTATCACAAGGCGTGGATATGTTTGACTGTGTCATGCCCTCTCGTAATGCCCGTAATGGCTGGCTATTCACACGTTTTGGCGATATTAAGATTCGTAATGCACGTTATAAAGAAGATACTCGCCCACTTGACCCTACTTGTCAATGCCATACTTGTCGTCATTTCTCACGTGCATATTTGCATCATTTACAAAAGGCGAATGAAATCACTGGTGCAAGACTAAATACCCTACATAATCTTGCTTATTATCTCAATCTCATGAAAGAAATAAGAGAAGCTATTGAACAGGGTAATTTTGCACAGTGGAAAGAACAATTTCATCAAGACCGCTTAAAAGGCATTGATTAG
- the queA gene encoding tRNA preQ1(34) S-adenosylmethionine ribosyltransferase-isomerase QueA, which translates to MINPQLQLSDFDYHLPHELIAQQPAKERHQSRLLRIDNQNIVHDHVFTDLLQFLKPHDLLVFNNTKVMKARLYGTKISGGKIEGLVERIITPHKALMHLKASKSPKAGTSLIFADQINATVEGRHEDLFEVTFEQEVLTVLDQFGSLPLPPYIEHSADNEDDKRYQTVYADPIGAVAAPTAGLHFDQTMLDKLPTLGIQTAFVTLHVGAGTFQPVRVEKISDHIMHAEWYEVSPHTVEAIKQCRANDGHVFAVGTTSVRALESAAAQAGLMDNQRIPLPHQGDTRLFITPGYTPKVVDGLLTNFHLPQSTLLMLVSAFIGIDTMQKAYAHAIKERYRFFSYGDAMLIEPRA; encoded by the coding sequence ATGATTAATCCTCAATTACAGCTTTCTGACTTCGATTATCACTTACCTCATGAATTGATTGCGCAACAACCAGCAAAAGAGCGTCATCAAAGTCGTTTATTACGTATTGATAATCAGAATATCGTGCATGATCATGTTTTTACAGACTTACTACAGTTTCTAAAACCACATGATTTACTGGTTTTTAATAATACCAAAGTGATGAAAGCACGGTTATACGGGACAAAGATCAGTGGCGGTAAGATTGAAGGACTTGTTGAAAGAATTATTACACCCCATAAAGCCTTAATGCACCTTAAAGCAAGTAAATCTCCTAAGGCTGGTACATCACTTATTTTTGCGGATCAAATTAATGCAACTGTAGAAGGTCGTCATGAGGACTTATTTGAGGTTACTTTTGAGCAAGAGGTTCTCACCGTCCTTGATCAATTTGGTAGCCTCCCCCTCCCTCCTTATATTGAACACAGTGCAGATAATGAAGACGATAAACGCTATCAAACCGTCTATGCCGACCCTATAGGGGCAGTGGCTGCACCAACAGCAGGGTTACATTTTGATCAAACCATGCTGGATAAATTACCTACTTTAGGTATTCAAACTGCCTTTGTAACACTACACGTTGGTGCAGGGACATTCCAGCCTGTACGAGTTGAGAAAATCAGTGATCATATTATGCACGCTGAATGGTATGAAGTATCACCCCATACGGTTGAAGCAATTAAACAATGTCGTGCTAATGATGGACACGTATTTGCAGTAGGGACAACCAGTGTCCGTGCTTTAGAATCTGCCGCTGCACAAGCTGGACTCATGGATAATCAACGAATTCCTCTTCCTCATCAAGGGGATACCCGTTTATTTATCACACCGGGTTATACCCCAAAAGTAGTAGATGGTTTACTAACTAATTTTCATCTACCTCAATCTACCCTATTAATGTTGGTATCTGCCTTTATTGGTATAGATACCATGCAAAAGGCTTATGCACATGCCATTAAAGAACGTTACCGTTTTTTTAGTTATGGTGATGCAATGCTGATTGAACCAAGAGCATAA
- the ubiD gene encoding 4-hydroxy-3-polyprenylbenzoate decarboxylase, which produces MKYKDLRDFIAQLEQKNDFKRIDFPINTQLEMTEISDRVLRKEGPALLFTHAQHNGQKASMPILTNLFGTPNRVAWGMGAEDISALKDIGELLASLKEPEPPRNLKDAFGKVSMLKSALWDMQPKMVHSAPCQEIVLEGDQVDLHQLPIQKCWPGDIAPLLTWGLVITKGPHAKRQNLGIYRQQLLGKNKLIMRWLSHRGGALDFRDYALANPGKPFPISVALGADPATILGAVTPVPDSLSEYQFAGLLRGSRTTLIKSIGNELSVPASAEIVLEGHILPANHPKAITPTIPDGIKGPSNTQYEMALEGPYGDHTGYYNEQDWFPVFTVERITMRKNPIYHSTYTGKPPDEPAVLGVALNEVFVPLLRKQLPEIVDFYLPPEGCSYRLAVVSIKKQYAGHAKRVMFGVWSILRQFMYTKFIVVVDDDINIRDWKEVIWAMTTRMDPVRDTTLVENTPIDYLDFASPISGLGGKMGMDATNKWTGETSREWGIPIQMDNEVKERIDTIWQQLGF; this is translated from the coding sequence ATGAAATATAAAGATCTTCGTGATTTTATTGCACAACTTGAACAAAAAAATGATTTTAAGCGTATTGATTTTCCGATTAATACTCAGCTTGAAATGACTGAAATTAGCGACCGAGTGCTACGCAAAGAAGGGCCAGCCTTACTTTTTACTCATGCACAACATAATGGACAAAAAGCCAGTATGCCTATCTTAACAAATCTTTTTGGGACACCTAACCGTGTTGCATGGGGAATGGGCGCAGAAGATATTTCAGCTTTAAAAGATATTGGCGAATTACTAGCGAGTCTAAAAGAGCCTGAACCTCCCCGTAACCTAAAAGATGCTTTTGGTAAAGTCTCTATGCTGAAATCAGCGCTATGGGATATGCAGCCTAAAATGGTTCACTCTGCCCCTTGCCAAGAAATTGTTTTAGAGGGGGATCAAGTTGATTTACACCAACTTCCCATTCAAAAATGTTGGCCTGGCGATATTGCTCCTTTATTAACATGGGGATTAGTCATTACCAAAGGGCCTCATGCTAAACGCCAAAATTTGGGTATTTATCGCCAACAGCTTTTAGGCAAAAATAAATTGATTATGCGTTGGTTATCACACCGTGGGGGCGCACTAGATTTTAGGGATTATGCCTTAGCAAACCCCGGTAAACCTTTTCCTATTTCTGTTGCGCTAGGGGCAGATCCAGCGACTATTTTAGGGGCTGTAACACCAGTGCCTGATAGTTTGTCAGAGTACCAGTTTGCTGGTTTACTACGAGGTTCACGCACAACATTGATTAAATCCATTGGGAATGAATTATCTGTTCCTGCTTCTGCTGAAATTGTTTTAGAGGGGCATATTCTTCCAGCAAATCACCCCAAAGCCATAACACCAACTATTCCTGATGGTATAAAAGGGCCGAGTAATACGCAGTACGAAATGGCATTAGAAGGTCCTTATGGCGATCACACGGGTTATTACAACGAACAAGATTGGTTTCCTGTTTTTACTGTTGAACGTATTACTATGCGTAAGAATCCTATTTACCATAGTACCTATACGGGAAAACCTCCTGATGAGCCTGCTGTTTTAGGGGTGGCTTTAAATGAAGTTTTTGTTCCCTTACTTCGTAAACAACTTCCTGAAATTGTGGATTTTTACTTACCACCAGAAGGATGTAGCTATCGTTTAGCCGTTGTTTCCATCAAAAAACAATATGCTGGTCATGCGAAACGAGTCATGTTTGGGGTATGGAGTATTCTTCGCCAATTCATGTACACTAAATTTATCGTTGTCGTCGATGATGATATTAATATCAGGGATTGGAAAGAAGTTATCTGGGCGATGACCACAAGGATGGATCCTGTACGCGATACTACACTTGTTGAAAATACCCCTATTGATTATTTAGATTTTGCTTCACCCATTTCAGGGCTAGGAGGCAAAATGGGTATGGACGCGACAAATAAATGGACAGGAGAAACTTCTCGTGAATGGGGAATTCCTATTCAGATGGATAATGAAGTCAAAGAACGTATTGATACTATTTGGCAACAATTAGGATTTTAA
- the upp gene encoding uracil phosphoribosyltransferase: protein MAIYEIQHPLIKHKIGLMRKADLSTKSFRELAQEITALLTYEATKDFELEHTSIDGWCGRVVVQKIAGKKVTVVPILRAGIGMLDGVLDIIPGAKVSAVGIARNEETLEADTYLKKLVEDLDKRMAIIIDPMLATGGSMVATIDMLKASGCKEIRALTLVSAPEGIAKVSRAHPDVNIYTASIDQGLNEQGYIIPGLGDAGDRLFGTRQKID, encoded by the coding sequence ATGGCAATTTATGAAATTCAACACCCCCTTATTAAACATAAAATCGGACTGATGCGTAAAGCGGATTTAAGCACTAAAAGTTTTCGTGAGTTAGCACAGGAAATTACGGCATTGCTAACATATGAAGCAACAAAAGATTTTGAATTAGAGCATACCTCGATTGATGGTTGGTGTGGTCGTGTTGTTGTACAAAAAATTGCAGGTAAAAAAGTAACGGTAGTACCTATTTTGCGTGCTGGTATTGGTATGCTAGATGGGGTGCTTGATATTATTCCCGGTGCTAAAGTGAGTGCTGTTGGTATTGCTCGGAATGAAGAAACTCTTGAGGCAGACACTTATCTCAAAAAATTAGTTGAAGATTTAGATAAACGGATGGCAATAATTATTGACCCTATGTTGGCAACAGGTGGTTCAATGGTAGCTACAATTGATATGTTAAAAGCTTCTGGATGCAAAGAAATTAGAGCATTAACATTGGTTTCTGCTCCAGAGGGGATTGCTAAAGTCAGTCGAGCGCATCCTGATGTGAATATTTATACTGCCTCAATTGACCAAGGTCTTAATGAACAGGGATATATTATTCCCGGTTTAGGTGATGCCGGGGATCGACTTTTTGGTACACGTCAGAAGATAGACTAA
- a CDS encoding PepSY-associated TM helix domain-containing protein, with the protein MKQNISQKKQSSLHYFSIWRWHFYAGILVTPGLILLAATGLAMIIFAQTVGRLGEQITIPVQTTTKTLQEQALAAQMAVDSTNGKVVQYIAPTADNMVAMFRVNMGNGDAMMAAVNPYTAEVVDISPHFQGWYQFAENLHSDLMIGTFGDFLLEASASLTIILILTGFYLWWNKQKSIPKMLFPQWKKQTFWRSLHAMLGSWVSLLLLTFCLSGLAWSGIWGEKMVQAWSQFPAGKWGNPPIPVSTLPVHGDLNASPTSKEVPWVLEKTPMPVSGTSWGEKGIDLTEGEHITLDKIDIFARKIGFEGRYQVNFPKGETGVWTLSQDSMSYDSPSPTADRTVHIDQYSGHLLADIRYDDYNWFGKFMAVSIALHMGTMGCWSIIMNILFCLAIIIMCISGWVIWWKRRPTNAVGLVPPAQKNDLPIWYAAAIPLLLIALIFPAAILVIAPIWLLDKLLISHSQTLQKWFK; encoded by the coding sequence ATGAAACAAAATATCTCTCAGAAAAAACAAAGTAGCCTACACTACTTCAGTATTTGGCGTTGGCATTTTTATGCTGGCATACTCGTTACCCCCGGACTCATATTACTCGCCGCAACAGGTCTTGCCATGATTATATTTGCCCAAACGGTAGGTAGATTGGGTGAGCAAATTACAATCCCTGTACAGACCACCACAAAAACACTACAAGAGCAAGCCTTAGCAGCACAAATGGCTGTTGATTCAACTAATGGAAAAGTTGTACAGTATATTGCCCCTACCGCGGATAATATGGTTGCTATGTTTCGTGTCAATATGGGTAATGGCGATGCAATGATGGCTGCTGTTAATCCTTATACGGCAGAAGTTGTTGATATATCACCGCATTTTCAAGGTTGGTATCAATTTGCAGAAAATCTGCACTCTGACTTGATGATAGGCACATTTGGAGATTTCTTACTAGAAGCCTCTGCTTCTTTAACCATTATATTAATCCTAACAGGGTTTTATTTATGGTGGAATAAGCAAAAAAGTATTCCTAAAATGCTCTTTCCCCAATGGAAAAAACAAACTTTCTGGCGAAGTTTACACGCTATGCTAGGCTCATGGGTATCACTACTTTTATTAACCTTTTGCTTATCTGGTTTAGCATGGTCAGGTATTTGGGGTGAAAAAATGGTACAAGCATGGTCTCAATTTCCTGCTGGCAAGTGGGGAAATCCTCCTATTCCCGTTTCAACACTCCCTGTACACGGTGATTTAAACGCTAGCCCCACCAGTAAAGAAGTTCCATGGGTATTAGAAAAAACACCTATGCCTGTATCTGGGACATCATGGGGTGAAAAAGGGATTGATCTTACCGAAGGGGAACATATTACACTAGATAAAATTGACATCTTTGCTCGTAAAATTGGCTTTGAAGGACGCTATCAAGTCAATTTCCCCAAAGGTGAGACCGGCGTATGGACACTCAGTCAAGATTCAATGAGTTATGATAGTCCAAGCCCTACTGCTGACCGTACCGTACATATTGATCAATATTCAGGGCATTTACTGGCTGATATTCGCTACGATGACTACAATTGGTTTGGCAAATTTATGGCAGTCAGTATTGCTTTACATATGGGAACAATGGGCTGTTGGAGTATTATCATGAATATACTCTTTTGCTTAGCTATTATCATAATGTGTATCAGTGGTTGGGTGATTTGGTGGAAACGCCGTCCTACAAATGCTGTCGGGCTTGTACCCCCAGCACAAAAAAATGACCTACCAATATGGTATGCTGCAGCTATACCATTATTACTCATTGCTCTTATCTTTCCTGCGGCTATTTTAGTTATTGCCCCAATATGGCTTTTGGACAAACTACTGATTTCGCATAGTCAAACCTTACAAAAATGGTTTAAGTAG
- the secF gene encoding protein translocase subunit SecF, producing MELFKIHRTIPFMKYALVLNLISAITFALAVFFIVTRGFNLSIEFTGGTLVEAKYEQPANLEKIRESISSLNYSDFQVQNFGTAEDVLIRLPIIEGKSTAEQSEEILSALKAQDATVTLTRVEFVGPQIGNELYQNGLNAFIFVIIGICLYLAFRFEWKFAISGIIANLHDVVIILGFFAFFQWELSLAVLAGVLAVLGYSVNESVVVMDRIRENFRKQRKTSVVEVINSSITQTISRTVITHGSTQMVVLSMLFFGGPTLHYFAMALTIGIWFGIYSSVFVAAAIAMWLGVKREDMIKTPKKENPAEEILD from the coding sequence ATGGAATTATTTAAAATTCATCGAACAATACCGTTTATGAAATACGCACTGGTACTTAATCTTATCAGTGCTATTACCTTTGCTTTAGCGGTATTTTTTATTGTGACTCGCGGATTTAATCTCTCCATTGAATTTACAGGAGGGACATTGGTTGAAGCAAAATATGAACAACCTGCTAATCTTGAAAAAATCCGTGAATCTATTTCAAGCTTAAATTACTCAGACTTCCAAGTACAAAACTTCGGTACGGCAGAAGACGTTCTTATTCGCTTACCCATTATTGAAGGTAAAAGTACAGCAGAACAAAGTGAAGAAATTCTATCTGCCTTAAAAGCACAAGATGCTACTGTTACCTTAACACGGGTAGAATTTGTAGGGCCTCAAATTGGTAATGAGCTTTATCAAAATGGTTTAAACGCATTTATTTTTGTTATTATCGGAATCTGCTTATACCTTGCTTTCCGTTTTGAGTGGAAATTTGCGATCTCTGGGATTATTGCCAACCTACATGACGTTGTGATTATTCTAGGATTCTTTGCTTTCTTCCAATGGGAACTTTCATTAGCAGTATTGGCAGGGGTATTAGCCGTACTCGGTTATTCTGTGAATGAATCAGTTGTCGTGATGGATCGTATCCGTGAAAACTTCCGTAAACAACGTAAAACGAGTGTTGTCGAAGTGATTAATAGCTCTATTACACAAACCATTTCTCGTACCGTCATTACACATGGTTCAACACAAATGGTAGTGTTATCTATGCTCTTTTTTGGTGGTCCTACCCTACACTATTTTGCCATGGCACTAACTATTGGTATTTGGTTTGGGATTTATTCTTCTGTATTCGTTGCTGCTGCGATTGCTATGTGGTTGGGTGTCAAACGTGAAGATATGATTAAAACCCCTAAAAAAGAAAATCCTGCCGAGGAAATATTAGATTAA